A section of the Cydia splendana chromosome 1, ilCydSple1.2, whole genome shotgun sequence genome encodes:
- the LOC134797555 gene encoding pancreatic lipase-related protein 2-like gives MPCARALLAVGLVAIHAVFAADNKRQPIKEALFLNSDQFGNATFEDCVWRREREPCPDPDVKLHLYTEAEPTKRVVDLFSEDWLRQSGWEPAHETILLIHGYAGGDDTLPISVLRDAYLRRGGYNVFMLDWGALCQPPCYVSAVHNLRPAARCAAEALGSLRRAGLRPDRLTCVGHSLGAHMCGIIANYLTFRLNRIIGLDPARPLIRSAPALRLDPGDARAVHVLHTNAGRYGEAARLGHADFCLNGGRSQPFCEDTPNEALCSHIWSICYQAESLFTPRAAAPCGRRCSVRVPPSRASALPVLLGQPAPMTASGAYCVEDFVPPFCPQKGGDEGDPRCCLDAQYEAAATGEPQRKRPRPLVRLRARRVKNMEVDSSQVQD, from the exons ATGCCGTGTGCACGCGCCCTGCTCGCGGTCGGCCTCGTCGCAATACACGCAG TGTTCGCGGCGGACAATAAGCGTCAGCCGATCAAGGAGGCCCTATTTCTGAACAGCGACCAGTTCGGCAACGCGACGTTTGAGGACTGCGTGTGGAGGCGGGAACGGGAGCCCTGCCCCGACCCTGATGTCAAGCTGCATCTCTACACCGAAGCTGAGCCCACCAAGAGAGTG GTCGACTTGTTCAGTGAGGATTGGCTGCGGCAGAGCGGCTGGGAGCCGGCGCACGAAACCATTCTCCTGATCCACGGATATGCGGGCGGCGACGACACGCTGCCCATCAGCGTGCTGCGAGACG CGTATCTCCGGCGCGGCGGCTACAACGTGTTCATGTTGGACTGGGGCGCGCTGTGCCAGCCGCCGTGCTACGTGTCGGCCGTGCACAACCTGCGGCCGGCGGCGCGCTGCGCGGCCGAGGCGCTGGGCTCGCTGCGCCGCGCAGGGCTCCGCCCCGACCGCCTCACGTGCGTGGGCCACAGCCTCGGCGCGCACATGTGCGGCATCATCGCCAACTATCTCACCTTCCGGCTCAATAGGATCATCG GTCTGGACCCGGCGCGGCCGCTGATCCGCTCGGCGCCGGCGCTGCGCCTGGACCCGGGCGACGCGCGCGCCGTGCACGTGCTGCACACCAACGCGGGCCGCTACGGAGAGGCGGCGCGGCTCGGCCACGCCGACTTCTGCCTCAACGGCGGCCGCAGCCAGCCGTTCTGCGAGGACACACCCA ACGAAGCGCTGTGCAGTCACATCTGGTCCATCTGCTACCAGGCGGAGAGTTTGTTTACACCACGTGCCGCGGCGCCGTGCGGGCGGCGGTGCTCCGTGCGCGTCCCTCCGTCCAGGGCCTCGGCGCTGCCCGTGCTGTTGGGACAGCCTGCGCCTATGAC CGCATCCGGTGCATACTGCGTGGAAGACTTCGTGCCGCCGTTCTGTCCGCAGAAGGGCGGCGACGAGGGCGACCCGCGCTGCTGCCTGGACGCGCAGTACGAGGCGGCGGCCACGGGCGAGCCGCAGCGCAAGCGCCCCAGGCCCCTAGTGCGACTCCGCGCGAGGAGGGTTAAGAATATGGAGGTCGATTCCAGTCAAGTGCAGGACTAA